A section of the Lineus longissimus chromosome 1, tnLinLong1.2, whole genome shotgun sequence genome encodes:
- the LOC135492724 gene encoding sodium-independent sulfate anion transporter-like isoform X7 has product MACNCERCKVLAKDFCSAENAKKKFPIVQWLPKYRLDTLQCDVIAGLTVGLMVIPQGLAYAQVADLPQQYGLYSAFVGCFIYCFLGTSKDITLGPTAIMSLMTAAFAKSPVKDDATYAIVLCLMTGLIQFVMGVFHLGFLVRFISHPVISGFTTAAAITIAIGQLKYILGLQNISREFLHMVYDLCVHIPETRWPDVVMGITCFVILVFMKKMKDFNCYGPEEDMNKCQKVGRYLIWLLSISRNALLVIVSALLVYGLSLHEIKPFIVTGDLKPGLPPFKPPAFSVVDYGVNGTGNGTTYTAGDIFSSIGTGFFIVPILGLVETIAIGKAFARKNNYKLHPSQELIAIGIANIAGSFVGSYPVTGSFSRTAVNSQSGVKTPLGGIFTGALVMLALAFLTPWFYYIPKATLGAVIIAAVIQMVDFGILKKMWKVRKLDLIPWGFTFLFSFLLGIEYGILIGIGVNLLMLLFSQSRPSTIVINKEIVVVQFELGITFPAIDYVASKLNKVAFRTDPPKNVIIDCSHLSTIDYSSIHGFHEILEDFYSKDVTIVFACLKTDLLDTFLKSELPHFRHAGTITEAWTMIEETHDVDAGQSLLGSDRLRHVTGSMNDADCRQSAVDGDIPPTLPPNMVIIAEPYPSASDGANSQTSPVMV; this is encoded by the exons ATGGCGTGCAACTGTGAACGTTGTAAAGTGCTGGCGAAGGACTTCTGCTCAGCTGAGAATGCCAAAAAGAAATTCCCAATTGTACAATGGCTGCCAAAATACAG GCTCGATACTCTGCAGTGCGATGTAATAGCAGGTTTGACTGTTGGTCTGATGGTGATTCCACAGGGTTTAGCTTATGCTCAAGTCGCTGATCTTCCTCAACAG TATGGCTTATACTCTGCCTTTGTTGGTTGTTTTATCTACTGCTTCCTCGGCACTTCCAAAGACATCACGCTTGGTCCCACTGCCATTATGTCACTCATGACAGCCGCATTTGCCAAATCTCCTGTGAAAGATGACGCCACCTATGCCATCGTTTTATGCCTCATGACAGGGCTCATTCAGTTTGTAATGGGTGTTTTTCACTTAG GTTTTCTTGTCAGATTTATTTCCCACCCGGTGATAAGTGGTTTCACAACAGCCGCAGCAATTACGATAGCAATCGGTCAACTAAAG tatATCTTAGGTCTTCAAAATATATCCAGGGAATTCTTGCATATGGTTTATGACCTTTGTGTGCACATCCCAGAAACACG CTGGCCAGATGTTGTGATGGGCATTACGTGTTTCGTCATTCTCGTGTttatgaaaaagatgaaagattTCAATTGTTACGGACCAGAGGAAGATATGAACAAGTGTCAAAAAGTGGGACGATATCTCATCTGGTTGCTGTCTATTA GTCGAAATGCCTTGTTAGTTATTGTCTCAGCATTACTGGTCTATGGGCTCTCCCTGCATGAGATTAAACCCTTCATTGTGACAGGAGATCTTAAACCCGGTCTTCCACCCTTCAAGCCTCCAGCGTTTAGTGTTGTTGACTATGGTGTCAATGGAACGGGTAATGGAACCACATATACAGCGGGGGATATCTTCTCT AGTATTGGAACTGGCTTCTTCATTGTGCCAATTTTGGGTCTAGTTGAAACGATTGCAATAGGAAAAGCCTTTG CACGGAAAAATAATTACAAACTTCACCCTAGTCAAGAGTTGATAGCAATCG GCATTGCTAATATTGCTGGTTCGTTTGTTGGGTCATATCCAGTCACTGGTAGTTTCTCCAG GACTGCTGTTAACTCCCAGAGTGGGGTCAAGACACCTCTTGGTGGAATCTTTACAG GTGCCCTTGTGATGCTTGCCCTTGCCTTCCTTACTCCCTGGTTCTACTATATTCCAAAGGCGACCCTCGGGGCCGTTATTATTGCTGCTGTGATACAGATGGTTGATTTCggcatcttgaagaaaatgtggAAAGTTCGAA AACTTGATCTCATTCCATGGGGTTTTACATTCctattttcctttttgcttggaaTAGAG TATGGTATACTTATTGGTATTGGAGTCAATCTCCTTATGTTGTTATTTTCACAATCAAGACCATCAACAATA GTGATAAACAAAGAGATTGTAGTTGTTCAATTTGAACTTGGTATAACATTCCCGGCTATTGACTATGTGGCCTCAAAGTTGAACAAAGTTGCATTTAGAA CGGACCCTCCTAAAAATGTCATCATTGACTGTAGTCATCTAAGTACGATAGACTACTCATCAATTCAT GGCTTCCATGAGATTCTAGAAGATTTTTACTCAAAAGATGTTACCATAGTGTTTGCTTGTTTAAAG actGACCTTCTTGACACTTTCCTAAAATCAGAATTACCCCACTTCCGTCATGCGGGGACGATCACTGAAGCATGGACTATGATTGAAG AAACACATGACGTCGACGCGGGTCAGTCATTGCTGGGATCAGATCGGTTGAGACATGTCACAGGTTCGATGAATGATGCAG ATTGCAGGCAATCTGCGGTCGATGGTGACATTCCGCCAACACTCCCGCCAAATATGGTAATAATTGCGGAACCGTACCCGTCGGCATCTGATGGTGCTAATTCACAAACTTCACCTGTTATG GTTTGA
- the LOC135492724 gene encoding sodium-independent sulfate anion transporter-like isoform X3, producing MVAPEMDDLIATHPVKYLPGRPGSNGNGTIQISDQEKAENDVNLDDNDTDDEEGPHCCLTLKEMACNCERCKVLAKDFCSAENAKKKFPIVQWLPKYRLDTLQCDVIAGLTVGLMVIPQGLAYAQVADLPQQYGLYSAFVGCFIYCFLGTSKDITLGPTAIMSLMTAAFAKSPVKDDATYAIVLCLMTGLIQFVMGVFHLGFLVRFISHPVISGFTTAAAITIAIGQLKYILGLQNISREFLHMVYDLCVHIPETRWPDVVMGITCFVILVFMKKMKDFNCYGPEEDMNKCQKVGRYLIWLLSISRNALLVIVSALLVYGLSLHEIKPFIVTGDLKPGLPPFKPPAFSVVDYGVNGTGNGTTYTAGDIFSSIGTGFFIVPILGLVETIAIGKAFARKNNYKLHPSQELIAIGIANIAGSFVGSYPVTGSFSRTAVNSQSGVKTPLGGIFTGALVMLALAFLTPWFYYIPKATLGAVIIAAVIQMVDFGILKKMWKVRKLDLIPWGFTFLFSFLLGIEYGILIGIGVNLLMLLFSQSRPSTIVINKEIVVVQFELGITFPAIDYVASKLNKVAFRTDPPKNVIIDCSHLSTIDYSSIHGFHEILEDFYSKDVTIVFACLKTDLLDTFLKSELPHFRHAGTITEAWTMIEETHDVDAGQSLLGSDRLRHVTGSMNDADCRQSAVDGDIPPTLPPNMVIIAEPYPSASDGANSQTSPVMV from the exons GTGACCAGGAAAAGGCTGAAAATGACGTAAACCTTGACGACAACGACACGGATGACGAAGAGGGTCCACATTGTTGCTTGACCTTGAAAGAAATGGCGTGCAACTGTGAACGTTGTAAAGTGCTGGCGAAGGACTTCTGCTCAGCTGAGAATGCCAAAAAGAAATTCCCAATTGTACAATGGCTGCCAAAATACAG GCTCGATACTCTGCAGTGCGATGTAATAGCAGGTTTGACTGTTGGTCTGATGGTGATTCCACAGGGTTTAGCTTATGCTCAAGTCGCTGATCTTCCTCAACAG TATGGCTTATACTCTGCCTTTGTTGGTTGTTTTATCTACTGCTTCCTCGGCACTTCCAAAGACATCACGCTTGGTCCCACTGCCATTATGTCACTCATGACAGCCGCATTTGCCAAATCTCCTGTGAAAGATGACGCCACCTATGCCATCGTTTTATGCCTCATGACAGGGCTCATTCAGTTTGTAATGGGTGTTTTTCACTTAG GTTTTCTTGTCAGATTTATTTCCCACCCGGTGATAAGTGGTTTCACAACAGCCGCAGCAATTACGATAGCAATCGGTCAACTAAAG tatATCTTAGGTCTTCAAAATATATCCAGGGAATTCTTGCATATGGTTTATGACCTTTGTGTGCACATCCCAGAAACACG CTGGCCAGATGTTGTGATGGGCATTACGTGTTTCGTCATTCTCGTGTttatgaaaaagatgaaagattTCAATTGTTACGGACCAGAGGAAGATATGAACAAGTGTCAAAAAGTGGGACGATATCTCATCTGGTTGCTGTCTATTA GTCGAAATGCCTTGTTAGTTATTGTCTCAGCATTACTGGTCTATGGGCTCTCCCTGCATGAGATTAAACCCTTCATTGTGACAGGAGATCTTAAACCCGGTCTTCCACCCTTCAAGCCTCCAGCGTTTAGTGTTGTTGACTATGGTGTCAATGGAACGGGTAATGGAACCACATATACAGCGGGGGATATCTTCTCT AGTATTGGAACTGGCTTCTTCATTGTGCCAATTTTGGGTCTAGTTGAAACGATTGCAATAGGAAAAGCCTTTG CACGGAAAAATAATTACAAACTTCACCCTAGTCAAGAGTTGATAGCAATCG GCATTGCTAATATTGCTGGTTCGTTTGTTGGGTCATATCCAGTCACTGGTAGTTTCTCCAG GACTGCTGTTAACTCCCAGAGTGGGGTCAAGACACCTCTTGGTGGAATCTTTACAG GTGCCCTTGTGATGCTTGCCCTTGCCTTCCTTACTCCCTGGTTCTACTATATTCCAAAGGCGACCCTCGGGGCCGTTATTATTGCTGCTGTGATACAGATGGTTGATTTCggcatcttgaagaaaatgtggAAAGTTCGAA AACTTGATCTCATTCCATGGGGTTTTACATTCctattttcctttttgcttggaaTAGAG TATGGTATACTTATTGGTATTGGAGTCAATCTCCTTATGTTGTTATTTTCACAATCAAGACCATCAACAATA GTGATAAACAAAGAGATTGTAGTTGTTCAATTTGAACTTGGTATAACATTCCCGGCTATTGACTATGTGGCCTCAAAGTTGAACAAAGTTGCATTTAGAA CGGACCCTCCTAAAAATGTCATCATTGACTGTAGTCATCTAAGTACGATAGACTACTCATCAATTCAT GGCTTCCATGAGATTCTAGAAGATTTTTACTCAAAAGATGTTACCATAGTGTTTGCTTGTTTAAAG actGACCTTCTTGACACTTTCCTAAAATCAGAATTACCCCACTTCCGTCATGCGGGGACGATCACTGAAGCATGGACTATGATTGAAG AAACACATGACGTCGACGCGGGTCAGTCATTGCTGGGATCAGATCGGTTGAGACATGTCACAGGTTCGATGAATGATGCAG ATTGCAGGCAATCTGCGGTCGATGGTGACATTCCGCCAACACTCCCGCCAAATATGGTAATAATTGCGGAACCGTACCCGTCGGCATCTGATGGTGCTAATTCACAAACTTCACCTGTTATG GTTTGA
- the LOC135492724 gene encoding sodium-independent sulfate anion transporter-like isoform X1, producing MGLKKKLIQRWKRVCRRCKNGGRINQEQTEGLLGDQEKAENDVNLDDNDTDDEEGPHCCLTLKEMACNCERCKVLAKDFCSAENAKKKFPIVQWLPKYRLDTLQCDVIAGLTVGLMVIPQGLAYAQVADLPQQYGLYSAFVGCFIYCFLGTSKDITLGPTAIMSLMTAAFAKSPVKDDATYAIVLCLMTGLIQFVMGVFHLGFLVRFISHPVISGFTTAAAITIAIGQLKYILGLQNISREFLHMVYDLCVHIPETRWPDVVMGITCFVILVFMKKMKDFNCYGPEEDMNKCQKVGRYLIWLLSISRNALLVIVSALLVYGLSLHEIKPFIVTGDLKPGLPPFKPPAFSVVDYGVNGTGNGTTYTAGDIFSSIGTGFFIVPILGLVETIAIGKAFARKNNYKLHPSQELIAIGIANIAGSFVGSYPVTGSFSRTAVNSQSGVKTPLGGIFTGALVMLALAFLTPWFYYIPKATLGAVIIAAVIQMVDFGILKKMWKVRKLDLIPWGFTFLFSFLLGIEYGILIGIGVNLLMLLFSQSRPSTIVINKEIVVVQFELGITFPAIDYVASKLNKVAFRTDPPKNVIIDCSHLSTIDYSSIHGFHEILEDFYSKDVTIVFACLKTDLLDTFLKSELPHFRHAGTITEAWTMIEETHDVDAGQSLLGSDRLRHVTGSMNDADCRQSAVDGDIPPTLPPNMVIIAEPYPSASDGANSQTSPVMV from the exons GTGACCAGGAAAAGGCTGAAAATGACGTAAACCTTGACGACAACGACACGGATGACGAAGAGGGTCCACATTGTTGCTTGACCTTGAAAGAAATGGCGTGCAACTGTGAACGTTGTAAAGTGCTGGCGAAGGACTTCTGCTCAGCTGAGAATGCCAAAAAGAAATTCCCAATTGTACAATGGCTGCCAAAATACAG GCTCGATACTCTGCAGTGCGATGTAATAGCAGGTTTGACTGTTGGTCTGATGGTGATTCCACAGGGTTTAGCTTATGCTCAAGTCGCTGATCTTCCTCAACAG TATGGCTTATACTCTGCCTTTGTTGGTTGTTTTATCTACTGCTTCCTCGGCACTTCCAAAGACATCACGCTTGGTCCCACTGCCATTATGTCACTCATGACAGCCGCATTTGCCAAATCTCCTGTGAAAGATGACGCCACCTATGCCATCGTTTTATGCCTCATGACAGGGCTCATTCAGTTTGTAATGGGTGTTTTTCACTTAG GTTTTCTTGTCAGATTTATTTCCCACCCGGTGATAAGTGGTTTCACAACAGCCGCAGCAATTACGATAGCAATCGGTCAACTAAAG tatATCTTAGGTCTTCAAAATATATCCAGGGAATTCTTGCATATGGTTTATGACCTTTGTGTGCACATCCCAGAAACACG CTGGCCAGATGTTGTGATGGGCATTACGTGTTTCGTCATTCTCGTGTttatgaaaaagatgaaagattTCAATTGTTACGGACCAGAGGAAGATATGAACAAGTGTCAAAAAGTGGGACGATATCTCATCTGGTTGCTGTCTATTA GTCGAAATGCCTTGTTAGTTATTGTCTCAGCATTACTGGTCTATGGGCTCTCCCTGCATGAGATTAAACCCTTCATTGTGACAGGAGATCTTAAACCCGGTCTTCCACCCTTCAAGCCTCCAGCGTTTAGTGTTGTTGACTATGGTGTCAATGGAACGGGTAATGGAACCACATATACAGCGGGGGATATCTTCTCT AGTATTGGAACTGGCTTCTTCATTGTGCCAATTTTGGGTCTAGTTGAAACGATTGCAATAGGAAAAGCCTTTG CACGGAAAAATAATTACAAACTTCACCCTAGTCAAGAGTTGATAGCAATCG GCATTGCTAATATTGCTGGTTCGTTTGTTGGGTCATATCCAGTCACTGGTAGTTTCTCCAG GACTGCTGTTAACTCCCAGAGTGGGGTCAAGACACCTCTTGGTGGAATCTTTACAG GTGCCCTTGTGATGCTTGCCCTTGCCTTCCTTACTCCCTGGTTCTACTATATTCCAAAGGCGACCCTCGGGGCCGTTATTATTGCTGCTGTGATACAGATGGTTGATTTCggcatcttgaagaaaatgtggAAAGTTCGAA AACTTGATCTCATTCCATGGGGTTTTACATTCctattttcctttttgcttggaaTAGAG TATGGTATACTTATTGGTATTGGAGTCAATCTCCTTATGTTGTTATTTTCACAATCAAGACCATCAACAATA GTGATAAACAAAGAGATTGTAGTTGTTCAATTTGAACTTGGTATAACATTCCCGGCTATTGACTATGTGGCCTCAAAGTTGAACAAAGTTGCATTTAGAA CGGACCCTCCTAAAAATGTCATCATTGACTGTAGTCATCTAAGTACGATAGACTACTCATCAATTCAT GGCTTCCATGAGATTCTAGAAGATTTTTACTCAAAAGATGTTACCATAGTGTTTGCTTGTTTAAAG actGACCTTCTTGACACTTTCCTAAAATCAGAATTACCCCACTTCCGTCATGCGGGGACGATCACTGAAGCATGGACTATGATTGAAG AAACACATGACGTCGACGCGGGTCAGTCATTGCTGGGATCAGATCGGTTGAGACATGTCACAGGTTCGATGAATGATGCAG ATTGCAGGCAATCTGCGGTCGATGGTGACATTCCGCCAACACTCCCGCCAAATATGGTAATAATTGCGGAACCGTACCCGTCGGCATCTGATGGTGCTAATTCACAAACTTCACCTGTTATG GTTTGA
- the LOC135492724 gene encoding sodium-independent sulfate anion transporter-like isoform X2, whose product MGLKKKLIQRWKRVCRRCKNGGRINQEQTEGLLGDQEKAENDVNLDDNDTDDEEGPHCCLTLKEMACNCERCKVLAKDFCSAENAKKKFPIVQWLPKYRLDTLQCDVIAGLTVGLMVIPQGLAYAQVADLPQQYGLYSAFVGCFIYCFLGTSKDITLGPTAIMSLMTAAFAKSPVKDDATYAIVLCLMTGLIQFVMGVFHLGFLVRFISHPVISGFTTAAAITIAIGQLKYILGLQNISREFLHMVYDLCVHIPETRWPDVVMGITCFVILVFMKKMKDFNCYGPEEDMNKCQKVGRYLIWLLSISRNALLVIVSALLVYGLSLHEIKPFIVTGDLKPGLPPFKPPAFSVVDYGVNGTGNGTTYTAGDIFSSIGTGFFIVPILGLVETIAIGKAFARKNNYKLHPSQELIAIGIANIAGSFVGSYPVTGSFSRTAVNSQSGVKTPLGGIFTGALVMLALAFLTPWFYYIPKATLGAVIIAAVIQMVDFGILKKMWKVRKLDLIPWGFTFLFSFLLGIEYGILIGIGVNLLMLLFSQSRPSTIVINKEIVVVQFELGITFPAIDYVASKLNKVAFRTDPPKNVIIDCSHLSTIDYSSIHGFHEILEDFYSKDVTIVFACLKTDLLDTFLKSELPHFRHAGTITEAWTMIEETHDVDAGQSLLGSDRLRHVTGSMNDADCRQSAVDGDIPPTLPPNMVIIAEPYPSASDGANSQTSPVMV is encoded by the exons GTGACCAGGAAAAGGCTGAAAATGACGTAAACCTTGACGACAACGACACGGATGACGAAGAGGGTCCACATTGTTGCTTGACCTTGAAAGAAATGGCGTGCAACTGTGAACGTTGTAAAGTGCTGGCGAAGGACTTCTGCTCAGCTGAGAATGCCAAAAAGAAATTCCCAATTGTACAATGGCTGCCAAAATACAG GCTCGATACTCTGCAGTGCGATGTAATAGCAGGTTTGACTGTTGGTCTGATGGTGATTCCACAGGGTTTAGCTTATGCTCAAGTCGCTGATCTTCCTCAACAG TATGGCTTATACTCTGCCTTTGTTGGTTGTTTTATCTACTGCTTCCTCGGCACTTCCAAAGACATCACGCTTGGTCCCACTGCCATTATGTCACTCATGACAGCCGCATTTGCCAAATCTCCTGTGAAAGATGACGCCACCTATGCCATCGTTTTATGCCTCATGACAGGGCTCATTCAGTTTGTAATGGGTGTTTTTCACTTAG GTTTTCTTGTCAGATTTATTTCCCACCCGGTGATAAGTGGTTTCACAACAGCCGCAGCAATTACGATAGCAATCGGTCAACTAAAG tatATCTTAGGTCTTCAAAATATATCCAGGGAATTCTTGCATATGGTTTATGACCTTTGTGTGCACATCCCAGAAACACG CTGGCCAGATGTTGTGATGGGCATTACGTGTTTCGTCATTCTCGTGTttatgaaaaagatgaaagattTCAATTGTTACGGACCAGAGGAAGATATGAACAAGTGTCAAAAAGTGGGACGATATCTCATCTGGTTGCTGTCTATTA GTCGAAATGCCTTGTTAGTTATTGTCTCAGCATTACTGGTCTATGGGCTCTCCCTGCATGAGATTAAACCCTTCATTGTGACAGGAGATCTTAAACCCGGTCTTCCACCCTTCAAGCCTCCAGCGTTTAGTGTTGTTGACTATGGTGTCAATGGAACGGGTAATGGAACCACATATACAGCGGGGGATATCTTCTCT AGTATTGGAACTGGCTTCTTCATTGTGCCAATTTTGGGTCTAGTTGAAACGATTGCAATAGGAAAAGCCTTTG CACGGAAAAATAATTACAAACTTCACCCTAGTCAAGAGTTGATAGCAATCG GCATTGCTAATATTGCTGGTTCGTTTGTTGGGTCATATCCAGTCACTGGTAGTTTCTCCAG GACTGCTGTTAACTCCCAGAGTGGGGTCAAGACACCTCTTGGTGGAATCTTTACAG GTGCCCTTGTGATGCTTGCCCTTGCCTTCCTTACTCCCTGGTTCTACTATATTCCAAAGGCGACCCTCGGGGCCGTTATTATTGCTGCTGTGATACAGATGGTTGATTTCggcatcttgaagaaaatgtggAAAGTTCGAA AACTTGATCTCATTCCATGGGGTTTTACATTCctattttcctttttgcttggaaTAGAG TATGGTATACTTATTGGTATTGGAGTCAATCTCCTTATGTTGTTATTTTCACAATCAAGACCATCAACAATA GTGATAAACAAAGAGATTGTAGTTGTTCAATTTGAACTTGGTATAACATTCCCGGCTATTGACTATGTGGCCTCAAAGTTGAACAAAGTTGCATTTAGAA CGGACCCTCCTAAAAATGTCATCATTGACTGTAGTCATCTAAGTACGATAGACTACTCATCAATTCAT GGCTTCCATGAGATTCTAGAAGATTTTTACTCAAAAGATGTTACCATAGTGTTTGCTTGTTTAAAG actGACCTTCTTGACACTTTCCTAAAATCAGAATTACCCCACTTCCGTCATGCGGGGACGATCACTGAAGCATGGACTATGATTGAAG AAACACATGACGTCGACGCGGGTCAGTCATTGCTGGGATCAGATCGGTTGAGACATGTCACAGGTTCGATGAATGATGCAG ATTGCAGGCAATCTGCGGTCGATGGTGACATTCCGCCAACACTCCCGCCAAATATGGTAATAATTGCGGAACCGTACCCGTCGGCATCTGATGGTGCTAATTCACAAACTTCACCTGTTATGGTATGA
- the LOC135492724 gene encoding sodium-independent sulfate anion transporter-like isoform X6 codes for MGLKKKLIQRWKRVCRRCKNGGRINQEQTEGLLGDQEKAENDVNLDDNDTDDEEGPHCCLTLKEMACNCERCKVLAKDFCSAENAKKKFPIVQWLPKYRLDTLQCDVIAGLTVGLMVIPQGLAYAQVADLPQQYGLYSAFVGCFIYCFLGTSKDITLGPTAIMSLMTAAFAKSPVKDDATYAIVLCLMTGLIQFVMGVFHLGFLVRFISHPVISGFTTAAAITIAIGQLKYILGLQNISREFLHMVYDLCVHIPETRWPDVVMGITCFVILVFMKKMKDFNCYGPEEDMNKCQKVGRYLIWLLSISRNALLVIVSALLVYGLSLHEIKPFIVTGDLKPGLPPFKPPAFSVVDYGVNGTGNGTTYTAGDIFSSIGTGFFIVPILGLVETIAIGKAFARKNNYKLHPSQELIAIGIANIAGSFVGSYPVTGSFSRTAVNSQSGVKTPLGGIFTGALVMLALAFLTPWFYYIPKATLGAVIIAAVIQMVDFGILKKMWKVRKLDLIPWGFTFLFSFLLGIEYGILIGIGVNLLMLLFSQSRPSTIVINKEIVVVQFELGITFPAIDYVASKLNKVAFRTDPPKNVIIDCSHLSTIDYSSIHGFHEILEDFYSKDVTIVFACLKTDLLDTFLKSELPHFRHAGTITEAWTMIEDCRQSAVDGDIPPTLPPNMVIIAEPYPSASDGANSQTSPVMV; via the exons GTGACCAGGAAAAGGCTGAAAATGACGTAAACCTTGACGACAACGACACGGATGACGAAGAGGGTCCACATTGTTGCTTGACCTTGAAAGAAATGGCGTGCAACTGTGAACGTTGTAAAGTGCTGGCGAAGGACTTCTGCTCAGCTGAGAATGCCAAAAAGAAATTCCCAATTGTACAATGGCTGCCAAAATACAG GCTCGATACTCTGCAGTGCGATGTAATAGCAGGTTTGACTGTTGGTCTGATGGTGATTCCACAGGGTTTAGCTTATGCTCAAGTCGCTGATCTTCCTCAACAG TATGGCTTATACTCTGCCTTTGTTGGTTGTTTTATCTACTGCTTCCTCGGCACTTCCAAAGACATCACGCTTGGTCCCACTGCCATTATGTCACTCATGACAGCCGCATTTGCCAAATCTCCTGTGAAAGATGACGCCACCTATGCCATCGTTTTATGCCTCATGACAGGGCTCATTCAGTTTGTAATGGGTGTTTTTCACTTAG GTTTTCTTGTCAGATTTATTTCCCACCCGGTGATAAGTGGTTTCACAACAGCCGCAGCAATTACGATAGCAATCGGTCAACTAAAG tatATCTTAGGTCTTCAAAATATATCCAGGGAATTCTTGCATATGGTTTATGACCTTTGTGTGCACATCCCAGAAACACG CTGGCCAGATGTTGTGATGGGCATTACGTGTTTCGTCATTCTCGTGTttatgaaaaagatgaaagattTCAATTGTTACGGACCAGAGGAAGATATGAACAAGTGTCAAAAAGTGGGACGATATCTCATCTGGTTGCTGTCTATTA GTCGAAATGCCTTGTTAGTTATTGTCTCAGCATTACTGGTCTATGGGCTCTCCCTGCATGAGATTAAACCCTTCATTGTGACAGGAGATCTTAAACCCGGTCTTCCACCCTTCAAGCCTCCAGCGTTTAGTGTTGTTGACTATGGTGTCAATGGAACGGGTAATGGAACCACATATACAGCGGGGGATATCTTCTCT AGTATTGGAACTGGCTTCTTCATTGTGCCAATTTTGGGTCTAGTTGAAACGATTGCAATAGGAAAAGCCTTTG CACGGAAAAATAATTACAAACTTCACCCTAGTCAAGAGTTGATAGCAATCG GCATTGCTAATATTGCTGGTTCGTTTGTTGGGTCATATCCAGTCACTGGTAGTTTCTCCAG GACTGCTGTTAACTCCCAGAGTGGGGTCAAGACACCTCTTGGTGGAATCTTTACAG GTGCCCTTGTGATGCTTGCCCTTGCCTTCCTTACTCCCTGGTTCTACTATATTCCAAAGGCGACCCTCGGGGCCGTTATTATTGCTGCTGTGATACAGATGGTTGATTTCggcatcttgaagaaaatgtggAAAGTTCGAA AACTTGATCTCATTCCATGGGGTTTTACATTCctattttcctttttgcttggaaTAGAG TATGGTATACTTATTGGTATTGGAGTCAATCTCCTTATGTTGTTATTTTCACAATCAAGACCATCAACAATA GTGATAAACAAAGAGATTGTAGTTGTTCAATTTGAACTTGGTATAACATTCCCGGCTATTGACTATGTGGCCTCAAAGTTGAACAAAGTTGCATTTAGAA CGGACCCTCCTAAAAATGTCATCATTGACTGTAGTCATCTAAGTACGATAGACTACTCATCAATTCAT GGCTTCCATGAGATTCTAGAAGATTTTTACTCAAAAGATGTTACCATAGTGTTTGCTTGTTTAAAG actGACCTTCTTGACACTTTCCTAAAATCAGAATTACCCCACTTCCGTCATGCGGGGACGATCACTGAAGCATGGACTATGATTGAAG ATTGCAGGCAATCTGCGGTCGATGGTGACATTCCGCCAACACTCCCGCCAAATATGGTAATAATTGCGGAACCGTACCCGTCGGCATCTGATGGTGCTAATTCACAAACTTCACCTGTTATG GTTTGA